A single window of Symphalangus syndactylus isolate Jambi chromosome 4, NHGRI_mSymSyn1-v2.1_pri, whole genome shotgun sequence DNA harbors:
- the TBATA gene encoding protein TBATA isoform X1 — MATDVQLADYPLMSPKVELKPEKKSGRKPRSPRDSAPQKELVIPGIVDFERIRQALRTPKPQTPGTYCFGRLSHHSFFSRHHPHPQHVTHIQDLTGKPVCVVRDSPAPLPESTVFSGCQMGMPTISFPIGDPQSNRNPQLSSEAWKKELKELASRVAFFTKEDELKKKEKEQKEEPLREQGAKYSAETGRLIPASTRAVSRRRSHQGQQSQSSSRDEGVQAFLLQDQELLVLELLCQILETDSLSAIQFWLLYAPPKERDLALGLLQTAVAQLLPQPLVSIPTEKLLNQLQEVHEPPQEKQEPPCRVHWRSSSPPDAFKPEHRGEDIKAEGRELRGPNTCPCLAQGQPRGFRGVSVSTIFTAVPDSLP, encoded by the exons TCCAAAGGTTGAGCTGAAACCTGAGAAGAAGTCAGGGCGTAAGCCAAGGAGCCCCAGGGACAGTGCGCCACAGAAAGAACTGGTGATCCCAGGGATTGTGGATTTCGAGCGGATCCGCCAGGCATTGAGGACCCCCAAGCCCCAAACCCCTGGCACCTACTGCTTTGGACGCCTCAGTCACCACTCCTTCTTCTCCCGGCACCACCCACACCCCCAGCACGTGACCCACATCCAAG ATCTCACCGGGAAGCCTGTCTGTGTCGTCAGGGACTCTCCAGCCCCCTTGCCTGAGTCAACTGTCTTTTCCGGCTGTCAGATGGGGATGCCCACCATCTCTTTCCCCATTGGAGACCCACAGTCTAATCGGAACCCCCAGCTTTCTTCTG AAGCCTGGAAGAAGGAGTTGAAGGAGCTGGCTTCCCGGGTGGCCTTCTTCACCAAGGAGGATGAGCTGAAGAAGAAAGAG AAGGAGCAGAAGGAGGAGCCTCTGCGGGAGCAGGGGGCAAAGTACTCAGCAGAGACTGGGAGGCTCATCCCCGCTTCTACCCGGGCTGTCAGCCGCCGCAGATCTCACCAGGGCCAGCAGAGTCAGTCTTCCAGCAGAGATGAAGGAGTCCAGGCCTTCCTCCTTCAGGATCAGGAGCTGCTG GTCCTGGAGCTCCTGTGTCAGATCCTGGAAACAGACTCGCTAAGCGCGATCCAGTTCTGGCTGCTCTACGCTCCGCCCAAGG AAAGAGACCTCGCTCTGGGACTCCTGCAGACAGCAGTGGCTCagctccttccccagcccctagTCTCCATCCCTACAGAAAAGCTCCTAAACCAGCTTCAAGAAGTGCACGAACCTCCTCAAGAGAAGCAAGAGCCACCCTGCAG GGTACATTGGAGAAGCTCAAGTCCTCCAGATGCATTCAAGCCAGAACACAGAGGAGAAGACATCAAAGCCGAAGGCAGAGAGCTGAGGGGCCCTAACACCTGCCCCTGCCTTGCTCAAGGGCAGCCCCGAGGGTTCAGGGGTGTTTCTGTCTCCACCATCTTCACAGCAGTACCTGATTCCCTACCGTGA
- the TBATA gene encoding protein TBATA isoform X4 gives MATDVQLADYPLMSPKVELKPEKKSGRKPRSPRDSAPQKELVIPGIVDFERIRQALRTPKPQTPGTYCFGRLSHHSFFSRHHPHPQHVTHIQDLTGKPVCVVRDSPAPLPESTVFSGCQMGMPTISFPIGDPQSNRNPQLSSEAWKKELKELASRVAFFTKEDELKKKEQKEQKEEPLREQGAKYSAETGRLIPASTRAVSRRRSHQGQQSQSSSRDEGVQAFLLQDQELLVLELLCQILETDSLSAIQFWLLYAPPKERDLALGLLQTAVAQLLPQPLVSIPTEKLLNQLQEVHEPPQEKQEPPCSQSLKKTKISHFSKGEKPGYIGEAQVLQMHSSQNTEEKTSKPKAES, from the exons TCCAAAGGTTGAGCTGAAACCTGAGAAGAAGTCAGGGCGTAAGCCAAGGAGCCCCAGGGACAGTGCGCCACAGAAAGAACTGGTGATCCCAGGGATTGTGGATTTCGAGCGGATCCGCCAGGCATTGAGGACCCCCAAGCCCCAAACCCCTGGCACCTACTGCTTTGGACGCCTCAGTCACCACTCCTTCTTCTCCCGGCACCACCCACACCCCCAGCACGTGACCCACATCCAAG ATCTCACCGGGAAGCCTGTCTGTGTCGTCAGGGACTCTCCAGCCCCCTTGCCTGAGTCAACTGTCTTTTCCGGCTGTCAGATGGGGATGCCCACCATCTCTTTCCCCATTGGAGACCCACAGTCTAATCGGAACCCCCAGCTTTCTTCTG AAGCCTGGAAGAAGGAGTTGAAGGAGCTGGCTTCCCGGGTGGCCTTCTTCACCAAGGAGGATGAGCTGAAGAAGAAAGAG CAGAAGGAGCAGAAGGAGGAGCCTCTGCGGGAGCAGGGGGCAAAGTACTCAGCAGAGACTGGGAGGCTCATCCCCGCTTCTACCCGGGCTGTCAGCCGCCGCAGATCTCACCAGGGCCAGCAGAGTCAGTCTTCCAGCAGAGATGAAGGAGTCCAGGCCTTCCTCCTTCAGGATCAGGAGCTGCTG GTCCTGGAGCTCCTGTGTCAGATCCTGGAAACAGACTCGCTAAGCGCGATCCAGTTCTGGCTGCTCTACGCTCCGCCCAAGG AAAGAGACCTCGCTCTGGGACTCCTGCAGACAGCAGTGGCTCagctccttccccagcccctagTCTCCATCCCTACAGAAAAGCTCCTAAACCAGCTTCAAGAAGTGCACGAACCTCCTCAAGAGAAGCAAGAGCCACCCTGCAG TCAATCCCTGAAGAAAACGAAGATATCACATTTTTCAAAAGGCGAAAAACCAG GGTACATTGGAGAAGCTCAAGTCCTCCAGATGCATTCAAGCCAGAACACAGAGGAGAAGACATCAAAGCCGAAGGCAGAGAGCTGA
- the TBATA gene encoding protein TBATA isoform X3 — protein MATDVQLADYPLMSPKVELKPEKKSGRKPRSPRDSAPQKELVIPGIVDFERIRQALRTPKPQTPGTYCFGRLSHHSFFSRHHPHPQHVTHIQDLTGKPVCVVRDSPAPLPESTVFSGCQMGMPTISFPIGDPQSNRNPQLSSAWKKELKELASRVAFFTKEDELKKKEKEQKEEPLREQGAKYSAETGRLIPASTRAVSRRRSHQGQQSQSSSRDEGVQAFLLQDQELLVLELLCQILETDSLSAIQFWLLYAPPKERDLALGLLQTAVAQLLPQPLVSIPTEKLLNQLQEVHEPPQEKQEPPCSQSLKKTKISHFSKGEKPGYIGEAQVLQMHSSQNTEEKTSKPKAES, from the exons TCCAAAGGTTGAGCTGAAACCTGAGAAGAAGTCAGGGCGTAAGCCAAGGAGCCCCAGGGACAGTGCGCCACAGAAAGAACTGGTGATCCCAGGGATTGTGGATTTCGAGCGGATCCGCCAGGCATTGAGGACCCCCAAGCCCCAAACCCCTGGCACCTACTGCTTTGGACGCCTCAGTCACCACTCCTTCTTCTCCCGGCACCACCCACACCCCCAGCACGTGACCCACATCCAAG ATCTCACCGGGAAGCCTGTCTGTGTCGTCAGGGACTCTCCAGCCCCCTTGCCTGAGTCAACTGTCTTTTCCGGCTGTCAGATGGGGATGCCCACCATCTCTTTCCCCATTGGAGACCCACAGTCTAATCGGAACCCCCAGCTTTCTTCTG CCTGGAAGAAGGAGTTGAAGGAGCTGGCTTCCCGGGTGGCCTTCTTCACCAAGGAGGATGAGCTGAAGAAGAAAGAG AAGGAGCAGAAGGAGGAGCCTCTGCGGGAGCAGGGGGCAAAGTACTCAGCAGAGACTGGGAGGCTCATCCCCGCTTCTACCCGGGCTGTCAGCCGCCGCAGATCTCACCAGGGCCAGCAGAGTCAGTCTTCCAGCAGAGATGAAGGAGTCCAGGCCTTCCTCCTTCAGGATCAGGAGCTGCTG GTCCTGGAGCTCCTGTGTCAGATCCTGGAAACAGACTCGCTAAGCGCGATCCAGTTCTGGCTGCTCTACGCTCCGCCCAAGG AAAGAGACCTCGCTCTGGGACTCCTGCAGACAGCAGTGGCTCagctccttccccagcccctagTCTCCATCCCTACAGAAAAGCTCCTAAACCAGCTTCAAGAAGTGCACGAACCTCCTCAAGAGAAGCAAGAGCCACCCTGCAG TCAATCCCTGAAGAAAACGAAGATATCACATTTTTCAAAAGGCGAAAAACCAG GGTACATTGGAGAAGCTCAAGTCCTCCAGATGCATTCAAGCCAGAACACAGAGGAGAAGACATCAAAGCCGAAGGCAGAGAGCTGA
- the TBATA gene encoding protein TBATA isoform X2, which yields MATDVQLADYPLMSPKVELKPEKKSGRKPRSPRDSAPQKELVIPGIVDFERIRQALRTPKPQTPGTYCFGRLSHHSFFSRHHPHPQHVTHIQDLTGKPVCVVRDSPAPLPESTVFSGCQMGMPTISFPIGDPQSNRNPQLSSEAWKKELKELASRVAFFTKEDELKKKEKEQKEEPLREQGAKYSAETGRLIPASTRAVSRRRSHQGQQSQSSSRDEGVQAFLLQDQELLVLELLCQILETDSLSAIQFWLLYAPPKERDLALGLLQTAVAQLLPQPLVSIPTEKLLNQLQEVHEPPQEKQEPPCSQSLKKTKISHFSKGEKPGYIGEAQVLQMHSSQNTEEKTSKPKAES from the exons TCCAAAGGTTGAGCTGAAACCTGAGAAGAAGTCAGGGCGTAAGCCAAGGAGCCCCAGGGACAGTGCGCCACAGAAAGAACTGGTGATCCCAGGGATTGTGGATTTCGAGCGGATCCGCCAGGCATTGAGGACCCCCAAGCCCCAAACCCCTGGCACCTACTGCTTTGGACGCCTCAGTCACCACTCCTTCTTCTCCCGGCACCACCCACACCCCCAGCACGTGACCCACATCCAAG ATCTCACCGGGAAGCCTGTCTGTGTCGTCAGGGACTCTCCAGCCCCCTTGCCTGAGTCAACTGTCTTTTCCGGCTGTCAGATGGGGATGCCCACCATCTCTTTCCCCATTGGAGACCCACAGTCTAATCGGAACCCCCAGCTTTCTTCTG AAGCCTGGAAGAAGGAGTTGAAGGAGCTGGCTTCCCGGGTGGCCTTCTTCACCAAGGAGGATGAGCTGAAGAAGAAAGAG AAGGAGCAGAAGGAGGAGCCTCTGCGGGAGCAGGGGGCAAAGTACTCAGCAGAGACTGGGAGGCTCATCCCCGCTTCTACCCGGGCTGTCAGCCGCCGCAGATCTCACCAGGGCCAGCAGAGTCAGTCTTCCAGCAGAGATGAAGGAGTCCAGGCCTTCCTCCTTCAGGATCAGGAGCTGCTG GTCCTGGAGCTCCTGTGTCAGATCCTGGAAACAGACTCGCTAAGCGCGATCCAGTTCTGGCTGCTCTACGCTCCGCCCAAGG AAAGAGACCTCGCTCTGGGACTCCTGCAGACAGCAGTGGCTCagctccttccccagcccctagTCTCCATCCCTACAGAAAAGCTCCTAAACCAGCTTCAAGAAGTGCACGAACCTCCTCAAGAGAAGCAAGAGCCACCCTGCAG TCAATCCCTGAAGAAAACGAAGATATCACATTTTTCAAAAGGCGAAAAACCAG GGTACATTGGAGAAGCTCAAGTCCTCCAGATGCATTCAAGCCAGAACACAGAGGAGAAGACATCAAAGCCGAAGGCAGAGAGCTGA